The following is a genomic window from Elusimicrobiota bacterium.
CGTCCACGGTACATCGTCGGTTGAACCCCACGAGTATACGGGAACTCGCCTGGAAACGAAAGTTTCGCAAGGTAATCAAACTCGTCTAAATCTGACGGAGTATACAGGCGAGCGATTTCTAGTGATGAAGTTTCAAACTTTTTTTTTCTTTCTGGATGGGCAGATAACAATGGAGCAACCTTTTCCGCTTCCCATTTTTGTTTGGCTACTTTTATTTTTTCATTCATCTATTTATGAAACATAAAGCACCCCTGTGGGTGCTCTATGATATCTCTATTTTTGTAGACCAACCAGTTTTACACAGATGGATTGCACATATTGGTTTTTATTTTTGTTTTAATTTATACCTTTAACCTAACTTTTACAATCTTCCACCCATTATCATTGTCATTATTGCCTTGTGTGCGTGAAGACGGTTTTCTGCTTCATCAAATACTACTGACTGTGGACCGTCAATCACATCGTCGGTAACTTCCATATCTCTATCCGCAGGCAAGCAGTGCATATAAATTCCCGATGGTTTTATAAGTTTCATCTTTTTTGAATCGCATATCCAGTGTTTGTTCTGGTCAAACAGTTTCTTCATTCCATCAAGGTCTTCTTTTTTGACTATTTTTCCATTCGCATCAACCTGAGCAAAATACTTACCAGAACCCCAGCATTTCGGATACACAACATCCGCACCTTTGAATGCATCCGTCATACTATCCGTTTCCTTAAATGAGCCGCCGGTTTGTTTCACGAACTCTTTACATTTTTTGATAACTTCCGGGTCAAGTTCAAAACCTTTCGGTCTTGCGAAAACAACATCCATACCCATCTTGCACGGTGCGAGAACAAGCGATTGAGGAACTGCGTAGGGTTTATGTGTTGAACCCGAATATGCCCAAGACATAACGAATTTTCGCTTCTTGAACTCGCCAAATTTTTCTTTAATAGTAATCATATCCGCGAGTGCCTGCGTCGGATGGAATTTATCACATTCCATATTGATAAGTGGAATGTCAGAGTAGTAAGCAAACTCTTTTATCATCGCATTAGTGAAGCCATAAATCCACTGCCCAACCTCACCGTATGCTCTTATAGCAATCGCATCACCAACGCGGGAAAGCATCTGAGCGACATCGCAAATTCGTTCTGTTTTATAAGGCACTTCATAACCCTTTCTTGCGGGTGTATATGTTTTGCCCGGCTCTAAATCAACATGGAAACCGCCTAATTGCTGAATGCCGGCTGCGAATGTGCTTCTTGTCCTTAATGACTGATTGAAAAACATCGTAAATAATGTTTTCCCTCGCAGTATATGCGTCTGGTCTTCATTCATCGCATGCCGACGCTTTAACTCCAGCCCAACATCAATCAATGTTTCCCATTCCTCTTTTGTAAAATCCAGCTCCGCATCAATCCAATCCCGTCCCAAAAACTTGTTAGACCTCATAACTCCGTCCTCCTTTCACAATAATTTTGGTATAAATTCTTTTATCAGGTTAACAAACTCTTCTGCTACCGATAAACTTTTTTCTGCAACTTCTTTTGTGGATATTATTTTATGTTTGTAGTCTGCATCTTCTCTATACTTTTTTATATTCTTAAATAATCTAATATGTTTCTTATCTATAATACCAGGTTTGATAAAATATAAACTGAATTTATCTATTACACCTGCGTGTGACTGACAAATAATGTTTTTAGCAAGCAGCGCAGCGGTTGCAGCATCAAGCATGGCATAATAAGAGCGTGAAATAGAACCACCATATAACCCAGTATTTAGAAGCGTTTTTGATTCTTCCAATCTTACTTGCGCAGAGTTCAAGTAATGATTTGAGTTAGCGACTTTGTTTTCTTTCCGTATTTCCACAGGATTATTCCTTCTTGATTTACATTAAGTATAAATGGCAATTGACGATGCTGCATCCAGTTGTATTCTTTAACAGTCATCGGATGTATAGACAGATGCGATTTGTAATCATATTTATCACCAGTTTCCAATTCCAAATCAACAATTTTATCCCAAATTTTTTTATCAACCTTATTCATTACTATAAGTAAATCTACATCTGATTCTCTATGTCTGTCACCGCGTGCTTTTGAACCATAGAGAATAACAAATTTTAGGTAATTACAAAACTCTTGTGTTAATTTGTTTATGAATTCTACTAATGCTTTCTTTTCTATTTTAGTTAGCCACGCCATGTTACTATTTTATTTTTTTTTCTGAAAAAGTCAATGGAAAAATGGAATAAAACTTTATTGCAGACAAAACATCAGAAAACCTTATCTGTTCATTTGCGATATGTGCATATTTCGGTTCTCCGGGTCCAAAACCAATAGTCGGTATTTTTCTTTCTCCCATTGTAAATGACCCATTCGTGCAGAAAGGCCAGAGTATAACATCAGCAGATTTTTTATATGCCTTCCCAAATGTTCTAATCGCCGATTCAACTAAATAATTTTCTTTTGGCAAAAGCCAGGCATTAAAAAATTTTTTAAGATACTCAATTTTTACTGATGTGCCACATACTTTTTTAATCTCAATCTCAATCTGTCTTTTTGTCTCATTTTCAACGGTTCTTCTATCAATATAAACTGAGCAGTTATCAGGGATAGTATTTATTGACGCATTTTTCGTCTCAATTTGTGTGACAGAAATTACTGGCCTGCCAAGTGGAGAATTCATTTTATATTTTTTATTCAGCAAATCAATTGCTTTTATGAGTGGTATTGTTTTGTAAATCGCATTCTCTCCTTTTTCAGGAATACTTGCATGTGCTGATTTACCAGAGACGGTGATTTTTATTTCTGCTCTGCCTTTGTGTCCTCTTACAATTTTTAAGTTTGACGGCTCACCAATTATTACACAATCCGGTCTGAATTTCAAATGTTTCAGAAGATAATTTATCCCGTAGCCCTCCGCAACCTCTTCCTGAACGGAACAAGAAACATAAAGCGTAAAATCACGCCGCTTTTTTATCAACCCACCTGCATAAACCATAGCGGCAACGCAACCCTTGTCATCACAGGCGCCCCGTCCATAAACAATCCCGTTTTTATATACTGCTTTGAATGGGTCTGTTTTCCACTGTTCTATATCAGAAATACCGACGGTATCAATATGGGCATCATACAAAATTTTTTTTCTGCCGTTTCCAATCCTACCGATAACATTTCCGAGTTTATCAATTTTTACATCGTCGTAATTCAAGTCGCGCATTTCTTTCGCCACAATTTCAGAAACCGATTGCTCCCGTTTTGATAAACTTTTTGTTGAGATAATTTTTAGCAAAAACTTAAAGCAATTATTTTCAAATTTATTCATAAAAAATGACTCTCTTTAACAATTGTTAGATATTTCTGACAATAAAACTCAGGACCAATTTATAGTTTTGCTAACAGACCTGTTTTCTTATTAAACTCTTCAATTAGTTTATCCCAGACGGGAATTTGAGCAAAAACCTCATCCCAGAATTCTGGATTCCACAGGGCATTTATTTCATCCACTGTTTTGCCCTGTTGTTCAACCCAGGTGAAATATTTCAAGTTGTGCAGCGCCTTCTGGTCCCGGTAAGAAAGTTCCTTTACCCAGTCAATCCCAACGCCCTGTAAATATCTTTCAAAATCAGTAATCGCATCCTTCTCGCTGTATTTTCCTCTCTCGTCCTCAAGTTCTTTAAGCCGTGATTTATACATATCTGATGAGTCAGTGAGTATTGTGAAAACAACATCATTTTCACTAAACTCATAATACTTCGCAATTTTAATTGACGCGAGAAGATTACATATACTTGAAATCCCAAGAATTGGAAGTTTTTCTATTAACTCTTTTTTCACACCTTCTTTTTCAAGCAGTTTTTTTCCTGCCTCTTCATTGAATAATCTCAAAAGCCGCATAGTGTTTTCATCATCAATCGCAACTACATTGTTCGTGTTTCGGACATTATGTATCCACGGGACATGCTTGTCGCCAATACCTTCAATCCTGTGCCCACCAAAACCGTTGAGATAAAGTGTGGGACATTGAAGCGCTTCGGTTGCTGCAATTTTTATCAATGGAAATTTTTTTCGCAAATATTCACCTGCACCTATAGTTCCTGCAGAACCCGTTGCGGAAATATATCCACTCATTTTTAATTTTGCATTTTTAATTTTTAATTGATTAAAAATCTCTTCAATCGCAGCGCCGGTTATTTCATAATGCCAGCAGGTATTCCCGAACTCATCAAACTGATTAAATATAACAATCTTGTTACCACGTTCTTTACGAAGTTCCCAGCATTTGTCGTAAATCTCCTTCACATTTGATTCGCATCCCGGTGTTGCAAAAATTTCTTTCGTTCCGATTTCTCTAAGCCATTCAAACCTTTCTTTGCTCATTTCTTCGGGCAGAATTGCAATTGCATCACAAGCAAGAAGCGCACAATCAAACGCACCACCACGACAGTAATTTCCTGTTGACGGCCAGACCGCTTTCTGTGTGGTTGGGTCAAACTCGCCAGTTACAAGCCGTGGCACAAGACAACCAAATGCAGCACCAACTTTATGTGCGCCCGTTGGGAACCATTTACCAACAAGCCCGATAATTTTTGCCTTAACACCGGTAAGTTCTGTCGGCATTTCAATATAATTCACACCGTGAAACAAACCGTCTCCACCATTTTCTTTCGGATTATTTTTCCAAGTAATCCTGAAAAGATTTAACGGATTAACATCCCAGAGACCTATATTTTTCAGTTTTGCCTTTATTTTTTCCGGTATTTTCGTCGGGTCTTTCTGTTGCTCAAAAGTCGGAATTATAATCCCCCTATCCCTGCATCTTTGAACCGTTTTTTCCAACACCTTCTCATTCACATTCAGTTTTGTCATAACTCCCCCCTTTTCAAATTCTTACATTTTTATAGACGACAAATTTTCGTTGTGGATATACCTGATAAATTTCTTGTATCGCTTGAAGCCAATTTATGTATTCTTCAAACGACATTTCTTTATGAATACGCCGGCATTCCCGGAAATTTAACATTCGTTCTTTATTTTTTCCGTCTTCAAGCATTTCTTTTTTTTCAACTTCCGAAAGGTTCATTTGTTTTCTCCAAAATTTCATCAAGTTCTTTTTCTCTTTCAAATAATTTGAAATATTCTCTCACGAGTTCTAAATCTAACTTTTTGAGATTCGCTGTGATAATACCTTCTATATCTGCCATGTCTTTATGGTATCTTTGCGGGTCGTTGGAACTTGATTGAACTTTTAATCCAATTAAATCTTCTGGTTTTGCGACTTTTATTTTGAACCTGAAAATGTTTCTTAATTCTGCTCTTTTCAATATCTCTAATGCATATTTTCTATGAGCAAACAAAAAATCTACCTGACCGAGTTCGGCAAGTTGAGATAAATAATTTGCCACATCTTGCGTTTTATGAGCAGCACGATAGCCATATTTTCTCATAATATCATCAACAATATCCGCTTGTTCCAATAATACTGCAAAATCAATATCAACCGTTGTCCGTTCAAGACCGGCAAAACTCAAAGCATGTCCGCCAATCAATACAAACTCAATTTTGTTTTTCTGGAATTCAGTAATTAATATCTCAAAAACCTTTTTGAAGTCCATACAAACCCATCTTTATAATTCGTTTCAATTCCCGGTCAACACTCTTCGTTTATACTGCCAACGCCGCTATAAGTTGCAATGTTTTTTTATCTATTTCTTTTTCAGCATAGGTTACTTCTTTTACAGGGATAGATTTTATATTGCTGTTTTGGATAACAACAGCCCTGTTTTTTTTGCCCTGCAGAATAAGGTCAACTGCAAAACTCCCGAAACGGCTCGCAAGATTTCTGCTTCTCGCCGATGGATTGCCACCACGCTGAATATATCCAAGATTACTTACCTTTACATCAATCCCTGTGTAATCAAAAATCTGCTTCGCAATCTTTCTGGCATCACCACAACCTTCAGCGAATACAATTATTACAGATGTCTTTTTTTTCTGCTGGTCTGTTTTGAGTTGTTCACATACTTTTTTGATATCGTATTTTATTTCTGGAATAAAAACAAACTCTGCACCACTGGCAAGACCCACCTCTAACGCCAGAAAACCATGTTCACGACCCATCACCTCAACAATAAACACACGGTCAAAACTGGTTGCTGTATCACGGATTTTATCAATTGCATCCACTGCTGTATCTATCGCAGTATCAAACCCGATTGTCTCATCGGTCGCAAAAACATCGTTATCTATACTTGCAGGAATACAGATAACAGAGATACCAAAATGAGAAATCTTTTCAGCTGCTTTGATTGAACCATCACCACCAATTACAACAAGATAATCAATTTTGTTTTTTTTAAGCGCCTTTATTGCTTTTGCTAAACCAGTCGGAGTTTTTATTTCTGCACATCTTGAACTTTTCAGGATTGTACCGCCATGTTGAATTATTCCGCTAACAGAACGCAGGTTCATCTTAAAAATACTCTCATCTATAAGCCCCTGATAGCCGTTCATCACACCGAAAACTTCAAACCCGGACGAAATAGCCCGACGGACAACCGCTCTTATACATGCATTCATTCCTGGCGCATCACCACCGGGTGTAACAATCGCAATTTTTTTCCTGATAATCCCATACGATATTTATTCTACAAAATTTTTCAGAAAAAGGCAATAAAAAAATGACTGTCATACGCCCAGCCATTTTTTGTTGTCATTGCGAAGCCGATTTTATCGGCTGTGGCAATCTCACACAAATTGTCATTCCATGTTTGACACAGAATCTAAAAGGAAAAAGGGACCGTCCCCTTTTTCCTTTTTCCCTTTTTCCATTCCGAGAATCAGTGTGTCATTTCATCTTGCTACGGAATCTATTATCATTGTCAAACAAGTTTGAAAATTTCAAGTCTGGCACCATTTTCCTATTTCAAGTCTGGCACCATTTTCCACCATTTTGCCATTTTGGGCCTGGCACCATTTTGGGCACCATTTTGGCACCATTTCCCCCCATTTCCCCACTGGCACCATTTCCACCTGACACCATTTCCACCATTTCGGACTGACACCATTTCGCATTTTCTATAAGCACACTTTATTATTTTTTCTGATATCTTATTTTCTAACTCTAAGCCGTCTCTTTGTGTTTTTGTGGCTTTGTGGTTTGTAGTTTTCATACATACTTTCATTTAAATATATCTCCCGTTTCTTTATACCATAACAGTAAATCAAGATAGTTCATTGGTATATTTATTTCACTTGCGAATTTCATCATCTTATTCTCTATTTCAAAATATCTTTTCTTGGATAAGGAATTCGGAACTTCATCTATTACGCCGAGTAAATATAAGTTCTTTAATATATGTCTATCAAGAATTGCCATATTTTTGCCTAATCCAATGTTTCTTAGAAAATGACTTGCTTCTTTGAAACCTAATCCTTTTACATTCCGGACTAACCACTCTCTGAGCTTGTAAGTGTCATTGAATAGTTTAAGTTTGGATTTGATAACGATTTTGCCATTGTTTGAAAAAAGTTTCCTTGCCTCAACGATATACAAAGCCTTTTTGTTTTTAAATCGAACACCTACTAATTCGTTTCTAATGTGGTTTATATCTCCATTCCATAACAAACCTTTTTTGTTAAGATTGACCACCACATCCCAACAAGTTCTTGCTTTTGATTGTGGTGTTAACAGGCAAAAGACCAACTCATTAAAAATCTCATCATCTTTTTTTTCCCAAACACGCTTAAAATCCCCTAACCTTAAGCGGATTTCATTTTGTTTGGCAGAAAATATCCTTTTTATCTCCCCCACGATATTTTTGTTCCTTTCTACAACTAATGATGTATTAACCATTCTTATCACTCGTTTATACTCCCGAATTGGTATATTTTGCGAACTACTTCGCTTACTCTGTTAGATAGTAAACATCTAACGAGGTCTACAGTTGCTCTTCTATCCAGCCTTCAATCTCAAGATATGATTGTTTAAGTTTGTCTAGCTGCTCATGAGTAGCATCCCAGTAACCGCGTTTATTAGCCTCAAAAAGTCTATTGATTATCTCAGCAGTTGCCCAACGGTTATTCTCAACTAATCTCTTTCTCATTTCTTCATCAAAAATATAACGCTCGGCAATTTTATCAAACATCCAGTTATCCACTGCACCTGTGGTAGCAGCAAATGCAAAAACATATTCCACTCTATCTTTGATATGCTGAGCACCGTGATATTCATGTTTTAGCATCTCATCTATCCATTTTGGATTAAGAACCCTTGTCCTGACTCCACGACGAATCGTCTGTTCAACAGATTCTGTGTGGATAAATTCCTTAGTTGAATCGGAATAATACATCTCAGGTTTTTTACCTGATTCAACCTCTACAGCTTTAGATGCGCCGCCAAAAAATTCATAATAATGGTCTAAATCAATCACTTCATATGCATGATGGCTTCTTATTTGAGAGACAATATCTACTCTTGAGAGAAGTTTTCGATAAATTTTGTCTGCTCTTTCACAATGAAGATTATCTGCATATACATAATTAACACTTTTTATGAAGACATCAGCAATCTGTTCCTCTTTTTCCCAGTTAGAAGTTTCAATTAAAGGTCTTACCCTGGTAGCATATTCTCCAGGAGGAGGACCATATATTCGTGCATGAGATATCTTTTTTGCTGTCTTTTCATCAAACTCTTTTTTTGCATCTTCAAAAATTTCTTTTGAATGTAGTTTTACATAATTCATCTCATCCGGTTCATCCAGACCCGCTACCATCTTGAAAGCATCATCCATCATTGTAATTAAATTGCCGAACATATCTCTGAAAAAACCACAAATTGTAATACAAACATCAATTCTGGGTCTTTTAAGTTCTTCAAGAGGAATGATTTCGGGAGTTTTAACTATACCTTTTTTCTTAATCCGCACCCCTACATATCTCAATACCTGAGCAATGGTCTCACCATAAGTCTCTGATGTTTCAAAGGCCCAGAGAGTTACATTTACTGTTTGAGGATATTTATTATGTTTTTTGAAGTATTCTTTTATAGTATTCTCCGCAACTTCTGCCCCTCTCTGATAAGCAATATCAGTTGGAATAAGATTTGGCTCAAATTCATAAGCATTCCTTCCTAAAGGAAGAACCTCGGGTGTTCTTATAGGATCTCCAGCTAAACCAGCATCTGAATATTCACCATTCATAAGTCTGGATAAAGTATTCATCTCTTCTGTTTTATTCAAATTATCTACAACTTTTTTTGCAAATTCTAAAGTATTTTTAAGATCTTCCCGGCTCGTACCAGAAATTTTTATTCTGCTTAATGTTTTACCGACTCCCATTGTAATGAAATTTTCTACTATTTCTTTAACCCGACTATCTATTTCGGCTAAAATTTCTGCATTTGTTCTGTTATTACTTTTCTTTGACGGATTCTTATAGATATATTCATAATCAAGCCCTTTTTTTTCCGCAAGAATTCTGTTTAATGATTTTATCTCTCCCCGATCATATCTAAGTACAGAAATAATAAAGTTTATAGTATCTTCTTCATCATATTTTTCGTCAAAGATATGAAGCCCTTTTGGGATAAGTGACCTTTTTGCCATATATAGCTGATCATAAATTGAATCAATATCTCCTCCTTCAAAATTTGCTTTTTGAGCAACTTCCAATATTTTTTTATAAACCATTTCTGCCCTTCCTGGATCATGGGTTCTTGCTTGATAATATTCTCTGATAAGTTCATCAAGGTCCGCAAGTTCATCATAAAGTTCAGAAGGAACGTAAGCGGGAGACAGGTGAGTATCCATTATTCCATAACCACGCCGATGGGCAACAGTACCTTCAGAAGGAGCATTTATTATATGATAGATATACAGATGAGGCATATTGCCGATTAAAATGTCCGGGTAACAGTTTTCAGTTAACCCATTCTCTTTACCAAACAGAAGTTCTAATGTTCCATGTGTCCCAACATGTACACATATATCTGCTTCCCATTTTTCTTCAAGCCACCTGTAGAAGCCGATATACTGATGGTGGGGTGGAAGTTCCTTGTCATGATAAACTTTCTCAGGATCTTCATGTATTCCTCTTGACGGCTGAAGTCCAATAAATATGTTTCCAAGTTCTATACCGGGAAAATATAAATTATTATCCCAACACATTATCTTTCCTGGCAATTCTCCCCACGAAGGGAACATTTTTTTCTTAGCTTCCTCTGGCAATTTCTCAAATAATCTTTGATATTCATCTCTATTCAACCACTTCCCTTTGAATTTTTCCTTTGGTATCCATTTACCAGAATTTACAATACCCCAGTCAGTAAACAGCTTGTGCAGTTTCTCCTTTGGAAGTTCACCGACATTATATCCTTCCTGTTTTAATCTTTTCAGTATTTTTTCCATACTGGCAAATGTATCAAGGTATCCTGCACATCCCAAATTATCTTCACCTGGTGGATAATTAAACATTATAAAAGCAACTTTTTTCTCTGAATTAGGTTTTTCTCTTATTTTTAACCAGTTTGATACTCTTCCTATCAACCTTTCAATACGGTCTTCAATTGGTTGCATTGTGTTTATTTCACCAATTTTTTCATACTTTCCTTTCGAAAGACCACTTATAGGAATAGGTTCAACACAAGCATCAATTTCCGGGAAAGCAATACCTGATATTACCTGTGGTGGATTAAAACCTTCTTTTGAATTTAACCAATCATCTATTTCCTGAATTACCATTGGTTTGGTATTAAAAACAGGGACATTAAGTTCCTTGAGGAGTTCTATCGTATCCTGACCACCAGCAAAAGGTGAACCTTCAGTCATCCTCCAGTATTGAAGATTTATTATTCCATCTAATTTTATCAGTTTTCCCTTTCTGGTAAGGAGTTTCCTGAACATATCTACATTCTGAATGGATGAGAATACAGGAATTATATTTGCTTTTTTCTCTAATTTATCAAGAAAAAAATTTATTGTTTCTAAGCATTCTTCGTAAAACCATCTTCCATAATAAAGTATAGCCAAAATAGGTTTAGTTTTATCAAAATAATATTTGGAAAGAAATCCATCTAGACTTGTAAATGTTCTTTCGATTTTAGGATGATAGATTGCCATATCAGGATTTTTTATCGGTTTTTTCACATATTTAAGTAGATGTTTATGTCCGCCATACTCTCCTAAAAGTAATAAAAGTAAACTTTTGAAATTTTCTTTTCCTCCATAATTGTAATAATCCATTATTTGGGTCCAGTTTCTTCCATCTCTTAAAGCGCCTATCGGTAGAAGTCCTCCCAGCCGGCTAATGACTTTTTTCATAAACTGTCCTCTTCTAACATAGTTCTTTGTTTCTAAGAAATCCATCTCTTCTTTTTTTATTTTGCTGCCTAAATGAAACGAACCAATTCTTGCCATTTTCATTGTATCAAAATCGCCACCAATAGGGATAAAGATATTATCTTCGTTCCTTAAAGCCTCGCACAATATTAAACCCGCTTTCCCAAAACTTTGACCTGCTGTGTAGATTACCACGTCCGCCTCTTTTGTTTCTTTTTTTACTATTTCGTCGTCAAGAATTTCAAAGTCAATCTTAGCAGACTGGAAATATTTCAGCTCCAAGATATTACCATATTCTTTTTGAATTTCATCA
Proteins encoded in this region:
- a CDS encoding ornithine carbamoyltransferase; this translates as MRSNKFLGRDWIDAELDFTKEEWETLIDVGLELKRRHAMNEDQTHILRGKTLFTMFFNQSLRTRSTFAAGIQQLGGFHVDLEPGKTYTPARKGYEVPYKTERICDVAQMLSRVGDAIAIRAYGEVGQWIYGFTNAMIKEFAYYSDIPLINMECDKFHPTQALADMITIKEKFGEFKKRKFVMSWAYSGSTHKPYAVPQSLVLAPCKMGMDVVFARPKGFELDPEVIKKCKEFVKQTGGSFKETDSMTDAFKGADVVYPKCWGSGKYFAQVDANGKIVKKEDLDGMKKLFDQNKHWICDSKKMKLIKPSGIYMHCLPADRDMEVTDDVIDGPQSVVFDEAENRLHAHKAIMTMIMGGRL
- a CDS encoding pyridoxal-phosphate dependent enzyme: MTKLNVNEKVLEKTVQRCRDRGIIIPTFEQQKDPTKIPEKIKAKLKNIGLWDVNPLNLFRITWKNNPKENGGDGLFHGVNYIEMPTELTGVKAKIIGLVGKWFPTGAHKVGAAFGCLVPRLVTGEFDPTTQKAVWPSTGNYCRGGAFDCALLACDAIAILPEEMSKERFEWLREIGTKEIFATPGCESNVKEIYDKCWELRKERGNKIVIFNQFDEFGNTCWHYEITGAAIEEIFNQLKIKNAKLKMSGYISATGSAGTIGAGEYLRKKFPLIKIAATEALQCPTLYLNGFGGHRIEGIGDKHVPWIHNVRNTNNVVAIDDENTMRLLRLFNEEAGKKLLEKEGVKKELIEKLPILGISSICNLLASIKIAKYYEFSENDVVFTILTDSSDMYKSRLKELEDERGKYSEKDAITDFERYLQGVGIDWVKELSYRDQKALHNLKYFTWVEQQGKTVDEINALWNPEFWDEVFAQIPVWDKLIEEFNKKTGLLAKL
- a CDS encoding N-glycosylase/DNA lyase, whose translation is MVNTSLVVERNKNIVGEIKRIFSAKQNEIRLRLGDFKRVWEKKDDEIFNELVFCLLTPQSKARTCWDVVVNLNKKGLLWNGDINHIRNELVGVRFKNKKALYIVEARKLFSNNGKIVIKSKLKLFNDTYKLREWLVRNVKGLGFKEASHFLRNIGLGKNMAILDRHILKNLYLLGVIDEVPNSLSKKRYFEIENKMMKFASEINIPMNYLDLLLWYKETGDIFK
- a CDS encoding YgeY family selenium metabolism-linked hydrolase; translation: MNKFENNCFKFLLKIISTKSLSKREQSVSEIVAKEMRDLNYDDVKIDKLGNVIGRIGNGRKKILYDAHIDTVGISDIEQWKTDPFKAVYKNGIVYGRGACDDKGCVAAMVYAGGLIKKRRDFTLYVSCSVQEEVAEGYGINYLLKHLKFRPDCVIIGEPSNLKIVRGHKGRAEIKITVSGKSAHASIPEKGENAIYKTIPLIKAIDLLNKKYKMNSPLGRPVISVTQIETKNASINTIPDNCSVYIDRRTVENETKRQIEIEIKKVCGTSVKIEYLKKFFNAWLLPKENYLVESAIRTFGKAYKKSADVILWPFCTNGSFTMGERKIPTIGFGPGEPKYAHIANEQIRFSDVLSAIKFYSIFPLTFSEKKIK
- a CDS encoding nucleotidyltransferase domain-containing protein, which encodes MAWLTKIEKKALVEFINKLTQEFCNYLKFVILYGSKARGDRHRESDVDLLIVMNKVDKKIWDKIVDLELETGDKYDYKSHLSIHPMTVKEYNWMQHRQLPFILNVNQEGIILWKYGKKTKSLTQIIT
- the bchH gene encoding magnesium chelatase subunit H; this encodes MKIVIVSGHTGSFVKNLLIAYDEIQKEYGNILELKYFQSAKIDFEILDDEIVKKETKEADVVIYTAGQSFGKAGLILCEALRNEDNIFIPIGGDFDTMKMARIGSFHLGSKIKKEEMDFLETKNYVRRGQFMKKVISRLGGLLPIGALRDGRNWTQIMDYYNYGGKENFKSLLLLLLGEYGGHKHLLKYVKKPIKNPDMAIYHPKIERTFTSLDGFLSKYYFDKTKPILAILYYGRWFYEECLETINFFLDKLEKKANIIPVFSSIQNVDMFRKLLTRKGKLIKLDGIINLQYWRMTEGSPFAGGQDTIELLKELNVPVFNTKPMVIQEIDDWLNSKEGFNPPQVISGIAFPEIDACVEPIPISGLSKGKYEKIGEINTMQPIEDRIERLIGRVSNWLKIREKPNSEKKVAFIMFNYPPGEDNLGCAGYLDTFASMEKILKRLKQEGYNVGELPKEKLHKLFTDWGIVNSGKWIPKEKFKGKWLNRDEYQRLFEKLPEEAKKKMFPSWGELPGKIMCWDNNLYFPGIELGNIFIGLQPSRGIHEDPEKVYHDKELPPHHQYIGFYRWLEEKWEADICVHVGTHGTLELLFGKENGLTENCYPDILIGNMPHLYIYHIINAPSEGTVAHRRGYGIMDTHLSPAYVPSELYDELADLDELIREYYQARTHDPGRAEMVYKKILEVAQKANFEGGDIDSIYDQLYMAKRSLIPKGLHIFDEKYDEEDTINFIISVLRYDRGEIKSLNRILAEKKGLDYEYIYKNPSKKSNNRTNAEILAEIDSRVKEIVENFITMGVGKTLSRIKISGTSREDLKNTLEFAKKVVDNLNKTEEMNTLSRLMNGEYSDAGLAGDPIRTPEVLPLGRNAYEFEPNLIPTDIAYQRGAEVAENTIKEYFKKHNKYPQTVNVTLWAFETSETYGETIAQVLRYVGVRIKKKGIVKTPEIIPLEELKRPRIDVCITICGFFRDMFGNLITMMDDAFKMVAGLDEPDEMNYVKLHSKEIFEDAKKEFDEKTAKKISHARIYGPPPGEYATRVRPLIETSNWEKEEQIADVFIKSVNYVYADNLHCERADKIYRKLLSRVDIVSQIRSHHAYEVIDLDHYYEFFGGASKAVEVESGKKPEMYYSDSTKEFIHTESVEQTIRRGVRTRVLNPKWIDEMLKHEYHGAQHIKDRVEYVFAFAATTGAVDNWMFDKIAERYIFDEEMRKRLVENNRWATAEIINRLFEANKRGYWDATHEQLDKLKQSYLEIEGWIEEQL
- a CDS encoding HEPN domain-containing protein; protein product: MEIRKENKVANSNHYLNSAQVRLEESKTLLNTGLYGGSISRSYYAMLDAATAALLAKNIICQSHAGVIDKFSLYFIKPGIIDKKHIRLFKNIKKYREDADYKHKIISTKEVAEKSLSVAEEFVNLIKEFIPKLL
- a CDS encoding nucleotidyl transferase AbiEii/AbiGii toxin family protein; the encoded protein is MDFKKVFEILITEFQKNKIEFVLIGGHALSFAGLERTTVDIDFAVLLEQADIVDDIMRKYGYRAAHKTQDVANYLSQLAELGQVDFLFAHRKYALEILKRAELRNIFRFKIKVAKPEDLIGLKVQSSSNDPQRYHKDMADIEGIITANLKKLDLELVREYFKLFEREKELDEILEKTNEPFGS
- a CDS encoding ATP-dependent 6-phosphofructokinase, coding for MSYGIIRKKIAIVTPGGDAPGMNACIRAVVRRAISSGFEVFGVMNGYQGLIDESIFKMNLRSVSGIIQHGGTILKSSRCAEIKTPTGLAKAIKALKKNKIDYLVVIGGDGSIKAAEKISHFGISVICIPASIDNDVFATDETIGFDTAIDTAVDAIDKIRDTATSFDRVFIVEVMGREHGFLALEVGLASGAEFVFIPEIKYDIKKVCEQLKTDQQKKKTSVIIVFAEGCGDARKIAKQIFDYTGIDVKVSNLGYIQRGGNPSARSRNLASRFGSFAVDLILQGKKNRAVVIQNSNIKSIPVKEVTYAEKEIDKKTLQLIAALAV